The following proteins are co-located in the Callithrix jacchus isolate 240 chromosome 10, calJac240_pri, whole genome shotgun sequence genome:
- the UBQLN3 gene encoding ubiquilin-3, giving the protein MAKGGEALPQGSPAPVQDPHVIKVTVKTPKDKEDFSVTDTCTIQQLKEEISQRFKAHPDQLVLIFAGKILKNPDSLAQCGVRDGLTVHLVIKMHRHAFGSECPAASVPAPGPSPGSLPQPGSIYPADGTPAFSLGFLAGLNGLGLTSHGFPDQTSSQMRQHVSMPEFVAQLIDDPFIQGLLSNTGLVRQLVLDNPHIQQLIQHNPEIGHILNNPEIMRQTVEFLRNPAMMQEMIRSQDRVLSNLESIPGGYNVLRTMYTDIMDPMLNAVQEQFGGNPFATAATANATTTTSQPSRVENCDPLPNPWTSTHEGSGSRQGRQDGNQNAPDIRNRVPNFLGNIGLYDYLQQLHENPQSLGTYLQGTASALSQSKGPPPPPVNRVPPSSPSSQKPGSGWPLPKELEAIKGKSSCPAFLRYPSENSTGQGGDQDDARKSSTGHNMNLPDLVSGLGDSANRVPFVPLSSSSMAATTGIPEPPWLPPPVYPRSLRPGGMNPAPHLQDEIQPQLPLLMHPQAAMANPRAMQALLQIEQGLQILAVEAPHLLLWFMPCQTGVGTMAGGIESREDALLSEDPLPNPPPEVFPALDSAELGFHSPPFLHMLQDSPSTNPQQLQPEAHFQVQLEQLWSMGFLNREANLQALIATGGDVDAAVEKLKQS; this is encoded by the coding sequence ATGGCCAAAGGTGGAGAAGCCCTGCCACAGGGCAGCCCAGCACCAGTTCAGGATCCCCACGTCATCAAGGTGACAGTGAAGACACCCAAAGACAAGGAAGATTTCTCAGTTACAGACACATGCACCATTCAGCAGCTGAAGGAAGAGATATCTCAGCGCTTTAAGGCCCACCCTGATCAGCTCGTTCTAATCTTTGCTGGCAAAATCCTCAAGAACCCCGACTCACTGGCACAGTGTGGAGTGCGAGATGGCCTCACTGTCCACCTAGTCATCAAGATGCATCGTCATGCCTTTGGCAGTGAGTGCCCAGCTGCCTCTGTCCCTGCCCCGGGCCCAAGTCCTGGATCACTCCCTCAACCAGGCTCCATTTACCCAGCAGATGGGACCCCTGCCTTCAGCTTAGGTTTCCTCGCAGGCCTCAATGGGCTGGGCTTGACCTCCCATGGCTTCCCTGACCAGACAAGCTCACAAATGCGGCAGCATGTGTCTATGCCTGAATTTGTGGCTCAGCTCATTGATGACCCCTTCATCCAGGGTCTGCTGTCCAACACAGGCCTGGTGCGCCAGCTGGTTCTTGACAACCCCCATATACAGCAGCTGATCCAGCACAACCCTGAGATTGGGCATATTCTCAACAACCCTGAAATTATGCGGCAGACAGTAGAGTTTTTACGTAACCCTGCCATGATGCAGGAGATGATACGTAGCCAGGACCGGGTGCTTAGTAACTTGGAGAGCATTCCTGGTGGCTACAATGTGCTGCGCACTATGTACACAGATATTATGGACCCAATGCTTAATGCAGTCCAGGAACAGTTTGGTGGCAATCCCTTTGCCACTGCCGCTACTGCtaatgccaccaccaccaccagccaaCCTTCTAGGGTGGAGAATTGTGACCCTCTCCCTAACCCCTGGACTTCCACACATGAAGGCTCAGGTAGCAGGCAAGGAAGGCAGGATGGGAATCAGAATGCACCTGACATTAGAAATAGGGTTCCAAACTTTCTGGGTAATATAGGGCTCTATGACTATCTCCAGCAATTGCATGAGAACCCCCAGTCCCTAGGAACTTATCTACAGGGTACTGCATCAGCTCTCAGCCAAAGCAAgggaccaccaccaccaccagtaaACAGAGTTCCTCCATCATCACCCTCATCTCAGAAGCCTGGGTCAGGCTGGCCTCTCCCCAAGGAGTTGGAAGCAATCAAGGGAAAGTCCTCCTGCCCAGCTTTCCTGAGATACCCCTCAGAGAACAGTACTGGACAAGGTGGAGACCAAGATGATGCACGGAAAAGCTCCACTGGACATAACATGAACTTGCCTGATCTTGTCTCAGGGCTGGGAGATTCTGCCAACAGGGTTCCATTTGTTCCCTTATCCTCTTCCTCCATGGCAGCCACTACTGGAATCCCCGAGCCTCCCTGGCTGCCACCCCCAGTTTATCCAAGATCTCTGAGGCCAGGTGGCATGAATCCAGCTCCACACTTGCAGGATGAGATACAACCACAGCTGCCACTGCTGATGCACCCTCAGGCAGCTATGGCAAACCCCCGTGCCATGCAAGCCCTGCTGCAGATTGAGCAGGGTCTGCAGATCCTAGCTGTTGAAGCACCTCACCTCCTACTCTGGTTCATGCCTTGCCAAACAGGGGTGGGTACAATGGCAGGAGGTATAGAGTCTAGAGAAGATGCCCTTCTGTCTGAGGATCCTCTCCCAAATCCACCTCCTGAGGTGTTCCCAGCACTGGACTCTGCAGAGCTGGGCTTCCattcccctccctttctccatATGCTGCAAGATTCACCGAGCACCAATCCCCAGCAGCTGCAGCCTGAGGCTCACTTTCAGGTGCAGCTGGAGCAACTGTGGTCCATGGGCTTTCTGAATCGTGAAGCCAATCTTCAGGCCCTCATTGCTACAGGGGGTGACGTGGATGCTGCTGTGGAGAAGCTGAAGCAGTCATAG
- the UBQLNL gene encoding LOW QUALITY PROTEIN: ubiquilin-like protein (The sequence of the model RefSeq protein was modified relative to this genomic sequence to represent the inferred CDS: inserted 1 base in 1 codon; deleted 1 base in 1 codon; substituted 3 bases at 3 genomic stop codons), producing MHAISXTSRMSQSGHSSGLPADKNISSSATQVIVKAAGNQKDFMVADDISVRQFKEKLLAHFQCQMDQLVLVFMGRLLKDHDTLSQRGIRDGHTIYLVIKSKHSSRSLARSFQDLPTNDLCHWDRNTEGNSSGVHQPTGTNGAPVELAHYVGSDTPKVHTQNLDVSHPEHIAQMLENPSIQRLLSNMEFMWQFILEHRDMQQLMRQSPEVSHLLDNSKILWQTLELARNLAIIQEIMQFHQPSQNLDYPLNPQPYLGLETMPGGNNTVGHDQCADVNDQMLNSMQDPFGGNPFTALLSGQVLEQVQSLSPPPPPPQEXRDQLPHHPTIRVTYNSSHDLSSNISANDTPNKVNHASKVNTATISTKGQIHICATQQPAGILALPSIXFTQQPQEECKHATXSLSSSRQILEGDLQLSDEQTSSQVTEGMMQLLMNNPYLAAQIMLFMSMPRLSKQWRQQLPTFLQQTQISDLLIALANPKASQAILQIEQGLQLLVTEAPVPLPWVAPYLWGLGWLPAPSCSYLDTVPQS from the exons ATGCATGCCATCTCTTGAACATCCAGGATGTCCCAGAGTGGACATTCTTCAGGTCTTCCTGCAGACAAAAATATCTCTTCAAGTGCCACTCAAGTGATAGTGAAAGCTGCAGGCAACCAGAAAGACTTTATGGTTGCTGATGACATCTCGGTGAGGCAGTTCAAGGAGAAGCTATTGGCTCACTTCCAATGCCAAATGGATCAACTTGTGCTGGTCTTCATGGGCCGTCTTCTCAAAGACCATGACACGCTGAGCCAGAGGGGCATTAGGGATGGTCACACCATCTACCTGGTCATCAAGTCCAAGCACAGCTCCAGATCTCTGGCCCGTTCCTTCCAGGACCTGCCAACGAATGATCTCTGCCATTGGGACAGAAACACTGAAGGAAACAGCAGTGGGGTGCACCAACCAACAGGCACAAATGGAGCTCCAGTGGAATTGGCCCACTATGTGGGATCTGATACACCCAAAGTGCATACCCAGAACTTGGACGTGAGCCATCCAGAGCACATAGCACAGATGCTGGAGAATCCTAGCATCCAGCGGCTTCTGTCCAACATGGAGTTCATGTGGCAGTTCATCTTAGAACACCGAGACATGCAACAATTGATGCGGCAGAGCCCAGAGGTTTCTCACCTTCTTGACAATTCCAAGATCTTATGGCAGACTCTGGAGCTTGCCAGGAACCTTGCTATAATTCAAGAGATAATGCAGTTCCACCAGCCTTCGCAAAACCTTGACTATCCACTGAACCCACAGCCGTATCTGGGCTTAGAGACAATGCCAGGTGGGAATAATACCGTGGGTCAT GATCAATGTGCTGATGTCAATGATCAAATGCTGAACAGCATGCAAGATCCTTTTGGAGGAAACCCTTTCACAGCTCTTCTGTCTGGACAAGTGCTGGAACAAGTCCAGTCTTtatctccacctccacctccaccccaggAATGACGAGACCAGCTCCCACACCATCCTACAATCCGAGTCACTTATAATAGCTCTCATGATTTATCTTCAAACATCTCAGCCAATGACACCCCCAACAAGGTCAACCACGCTTCCAAGGTCAACACTGCTACAATCTCCACCAAGGGCCAGATCCACATCTGTGCCACTCAGCAGCCAGCTGGGATACTAGCCTTACCTAGCATATAGTTTACCCAGCAGCCTCAAGAAGAATGCAAGCATGCCA TTTCTCTGAGTAGCTCCAGACAGATATTAGAGGGTGATCTCCAGCTGTCAGATGAGCAGACCAGCTCCCAGGTCACAGAAGGCATGATGCAGTTGCTTATGAACAACCCCTACCTGGCAGCTCAGATTATGTTGTTCATGAGTATGCCCAGGCTGTCTAAACAGTGGAGGCAGCAGTTGCCCACATTCCTGCAGCAGACACAGATTTCTGACCTGCTTATTGCTTTAGCCAACCCTAAAGCATCACAAGCAATATTGCAGATTGAGCAGGGTCTCCAGCTGCTGGTCACAGAGGCTCCTGTTCCTCTGCCTTGGGTTGCACCCTACCTATGGGGCCTGGGTTGGCTTCCTGCCCCCAGCTGCAGCTACCTTGACACAGTGCCCCAGTCCTGA